A genomic segment from Spinacia oleracea cultivar Varoflay chromosome 3, BTI_SOV_V1, whole genome shotgun sequence encodes:
- the LOC110804021 gene encoding uncharacterized protein, with amino-acid sequence MRDVLSGKRYCGPKETVQLTESCSALIQSSFPPKLKDHGSISIPCSIQKLKFDNALCDLGASVSILPYKIYEKLNLGDISPTTMSLQLADRSVMFPLGRIEDVPLVVGKLTFLVDFVVLDIDEDYYTPIILGRPFLATAGALIDVHGGLITLKVGDSKASFKLPLGEGCFAKMKSCMKVDTIACIENHCVRANASNDFCTLKCDIKFSRSTSSEKGSCNAQSVG; translated from the coding sequence ATGAGAGATGTTCTTAGTGGCAAAAGATATTGTGGGCCCAAGGAGACCGTGCAACTCACAGAGAGTTGTAGCGCTCTAATCCAAAGCTCATTTCCCCCAAAACTCAAAGATCACGGGAGTATTTCAATCCCTTGTAGCATTCAAAAGCTCAAATTTGATAATGCTCTTTGTGATTTGGGGGCAAGCGTGAGTATCTTGCCATATAAGATCTATGAGAAGCTCAATCTAGGTGATATCTCTCCTACCACCATGTCATTGCAACTAGCCGATCGTTCGGTTATGTTTCCATTGGGTAGGATTGAGGATGTTCCCCTCGTTGTTGGCAAGCTTACTTTTCTTGTCGATTTCGTAGTCTTGGACATCGATGAGGATTACTATACCCCTATTATTTTAGggaggccatttttggccaccgcGGGCGCCCTTATTGATGTGCACGGGGGGCTAATCACCTTGAAAGTGGGAGATTCAAAAGCTAGCTTTAAGCTTCCCCTTGGTGAAGGGTgttttgcaaaaatgaaaagttGTATGAAGGTTGATACTATTGCTTGCATTGAGAACCATTGCGTACGTGCTAACGCTTCTAATGACTTTTGTACTTTAAAGTGTGACATTAAGTTTTCTAGGTCTACTTCAAGTGAGAAGGGTTCTTGCAATGCCCAAAGTGTTGGGTGA